In one Pseudostreptobacillus hongkongensis genomic region, the following are encoded:
- a CDS encoding J domain-containing protein, protein MSIIVILFIILLLGVLIDNRNSVLWTILKIFLVLLVIIAFSPLLLIIAILFIIYFIFGGRIKTNYTYYSNDDWEKFRNAYNRNQSYGGYSSYNSYSNYGENVYDNRENEYQEACKVIGADPSDSFEVKKKKRNTLLKKYHPDFYQDENDKKKATELTNKINNAWDIIERYHGFK, encoded by the coding sequence ATGTCAATAATAGTAATACTTTTTATAATCTTATTACTGGGAGTATTAATTGATAATAGAAATAGTGTATTATGGACTATACTTAAAATATTTTTGGTTTTATTAGTGATAATAGCTTTTAGCCCGCTTTTATTAATAATTGCTATTCTATTTATTATATATTTTATATTTGGTGGAAGAATAAAAACAAATTATACATATTACTCTAATGATGATTGGGAAAAATTTAGAAATGCATATAACAGAAATCAAAGTTATGGTGGTTATAGTAGTTATAATAGTTATAGTAATTATGGGGAAAATGTATATGATAATAGAGAAAATGAGTATCAGGAAGCATGTAAAGTAATTGGTGCAGATCCAAGCGATTCTTTTGAGGTTAAAAAGAAAAAAAGAAATACTTTATTAAAGAAATATCATCCAGATTTTTATCAAGATGAAAATGATAAGAAAAAAGCAACAGAATTAACAAATAAG
- a CDS encoding ATP-dependent Clp protease ATP-binding subunit — protein MRNFTRRAMQAIENAMHFASKFKSSEVRLEHLMLELVSNDETTISILNKIGKDKNLLQQEIYTKLDSMPKVSGGANLQYSREFSEMLNSASELASRYNHEYISILHLLLSTLKIKNFGIDIKEVEGIITEMLEGSKVSSDSFEENLDALEKYGKDLVNLAARGKLDPVIGRDDEIRRLIQILSRRNKNNPMIIGEPGVGKTALVEGLAQRIFSGDVPDNLKDKTVFSLDMGALIAGAKYQGEFEERLKSVVDTLEKNEGKIILFIDEIHNIVGAGGNNGAMNASNLLKPMLARGEIEVIGATTLAEYRKYIEKDAALERRFQPIQVFEPTVEDAISILRGLKEKFEQYHGIRISDGAIVAAATMSDRYIQDRFLPDKAIDLIDEACARVKTEINSVPVELDTINRKYAQLEIEREALKKEEDEISRARLNEIIKEIEELGEEKSRLTLNWNTEKENVIKLKNLKQKIDESKYKLEEFKRNADYAKAAEYEYSIIPNLEKELQEVREKSENNNLVSQIIGKEQIAEIVAKWTGIPVGKLVQSENEKILSLEDSLKEKVIGQDQAITAIADTILRSRAGLKDINRPIGSFMFLGPTGVGKTYITKQLAKNLFDDENAIIRIDMSEYMEKHSVARLIGAPPGYVGYEEGGQLTEKVRRKPYSVILLDEIEKAHPDIFNVLLQVLDDGRLTDGKGRLVDFKNTIIIMTSNIGSQYILNGQSDLVQEELKARFKPEFLNRVDEIITFNSLNEESVKSIVRLELEKMNKKLEDRLITLKYDNNLIDYVLKNAYDPNYGARPIKRFIQKELETSLSKLILKENINSNCNILIKVVDDKVELILEK, from the coding sequence ATTTAATGTTAGAATTAGTATCTAACGATGAAACTACAATTTCTATACTTAATAAAATAGGTAAGGATAAAAATCTTTTGCAACAAGAAATATATACTAAATTAGATTCTATGCCTAAGGTTAGTGGGGGAGCTAATTTACAATATTCTCGTGAATTTAGTGAAATGTTAAATAGTGCAAGTGAGCTTGCTAGTAGATATAATCATGAGTATATATCTATATTACATTTATTACTTTCAACTTTAAAAATCAAAAATTTTGGTATAGATATAAAAGAAGTTGAAGGAATAATAACTGAAATGTTAGAAGGAAGTAAGGTAAGTTCTGATTCATTTGAAGAAAATTTAGATGCATTAGAAAAATATGGTAAAGATTTAGTTAATCTTGCAGCTCGTGGTAAATTAGATCCAGTTATAGGAAGAGATGATGAAATTAGAAGACTAATTCAGATTCTTTCAAGAAGAAATAAAAACAATCCGATGATAATAGGTGAACCTGGTGTTGGTAAGACAGCTTTAGTTGAGGGGTTAGCTCAAAGAATTTTTAGTGGAGATGTACCTGATAATTTGAAAGATAAAACTGTATTTTCTTTAGATATGGGAGCATTAATAGCAGGTGCTAAGTATCAAGGAGAATTTGAGGAAAGATTAAAATCAGTTGTTGATACATTAGAAAAAAATGAAGGTAAAATAATCTTGTTTATAGATGAAATACATAATATAGTTGGTGCTGGTGGTAATAATGGAGCAATGAATGCTTCTAATTTATTAAAACCTATGCTTGCTAGAGGAGAAATTGAAGTAATAGGAGCTACTACACTTGCAGAATATAGAAAATATATAGAAAAAGATGCAGCTCTTGAACGTAGATTCCAACCTATACAAGTATTTGAACCAACAGTAGAAGATGCTATTTCTATATTAAGAGGACTTAAAGAAAAGTTTGAACAATATCATGGTATTAGAATATCTGATGGAGCTATAGTTGCAGCAGCTACTATGTCTGATAGATATATACAAGATAGATTCTTACCAGATAAGGCTATAGATTTAATAGATGAAGCATGTGCAAGAGTGAAAACTGAAATTAATTCAGTTCCAGTAGAACTTGACACTATAAATAGAAAATATGCTCAACTTGAAATAGAAAGAGAAGCATTAAAGAAAGAGGAAGATGAAATAAGTCGTGCAAGACTTAATGAAATTATTAAAGAAATAGAAGAATTAGGTGAAGAAAAAAGTAGATTAACATTAAATTGGAATACAGAAAAAGAAAATGTTATAAAACTTAAAAATTTAAAACAAAAGATAGATGAATCTAAATATAAATTAGAAGAATTTAAAAGAAATGCAGATTATGCAAAAGCAGCTGAATATGAATATTCAATAATACCTAATCTTGAAAAAGAATTACAAGAAGTTAGAGAAAAATCAGAAAATAATAATCTTGTTTCTCAAATTATTGGTAAAGAACAAATAGCAGAAATAGTTGCTAAATGGACTGGTATACCAGTAGGGAAATTAGTACAAAGTGAAAATGAAAAAATATTATCTTTAGAAGATAGTTTAAAAGAAAAAGTAATAGGACAAGATCAAGCTATAACAGCTATAGCAGATACTATACTTAGATCAAGAGCAGGTCTTAAAGATATTAATAGACCTATAGGATCATTTATGTTCTTAGGACCTACAGGAGTAGGTAAAACATATATAACTAAACAACTTGCTAAGAATTTATTTGATGATGAAAATGCAATAATTAGAATAGATATGAGTGAATATATGGAGAAACATTCAGTCGCAAGATTAATAGGAGCACCTCCGGGATATGTAGGTTATGAAGAAGGTGGACAATTAACAGAAAAGGTTAGAAGAAAACCATATTCAGTTATCTTATTAGATGAAATAGAAAAAGCTCATCCTGATATATTTAATGTATTATTACAAGTTTTAGATGATGGTAGATTAACTGATGGTAAAGGAAGATTAGTTGATTTTAAGAATACAATTATTATTATGACGTCTAATATAGGATCTCAATACATATTAAATGGACAAAGTGATTTGGTTCAAGAAGAACTTAAAGCAAGATTTAAACCAGAGTTTTTAAATAGGGTTGATGAAATTATAACATTTAATTCATTAAATGAAGAAAGTGTTAAATCTATAGTAAGACTTGAACTTGAAAAAATGAATAAGAAATTAGAAGATAGATTAATTACACTAAAATATGATAATAACTTAATTGACTATGTTTTAAAAAATGCATATGATCCAAATTACGGTGCAAGACCAATTAAGAGATTTATACAAAAAGAATTAGAAACAAGTTTATCAAAACTTATTTTAAAAGAAAATATTAATTCAAATTGTAATATATTAATAAAAGTTGTTGATGATAAAGTAGAACTTATTTTAGAAAAATAA